A genomic window from Companilactobacillus alimentarius DSM 20249 includes:
- a CDS encoding carboxymuconolactone decarboxylase family protein: MADKITAGRDNLGDFAPEFAHFNDDVLFGEVWSREDKLSAHDRSMITIAALMSAGNFEQLKSHLVMGKAHGITKDEIVEIITQLGFYCGWPKAWSAFNLAKEVYADKK; this comes from the coding sequence ATGGCAGATAAAATTACAGCAGGTCGCGACAATTTGGGAGATTTTGCTCCTGAGTTTGCTCATTTTAATGATGATGTTTTATTTGGTGAAGTTTGGTCCAGAGAAGATAAACTTTCCGCACATGATAGAAGCATGATTACTATTGCAGCACTTATGTCAGCAGGAAATTTTGAACAATTAAAGAGTCATTTAGTAATGGGAAAAGCTCATGGTATTACTAAGGACGAAATAGTTGAGATTATTACACAATTGGGATTTTATTGTGGATGGCCTAAGGCTTGGAGTGCATTCAACTTGGCCAAGGAAGTATACGCTGACAAAAAATAA